Proteins encoded in a region of the Pristis pectinata isolate sPriPec2 chromosome 16, sPriPec2.1.pri, whole genome shotgun sequence genome:
- the LOC127578901 gene encoding uncharacterized protein LOC127578901 — MEAECRRFHSYDFAADQVFQRSLMQRGEKTWGSEEGWLLETKIRYYSRFIKPIDLEDYKRWLSSQVTDPENQSNLAVEEDMTNAFEKLLRQTTNFSEKNEYSTTVETTKSSHKPCIGQQTNMEDAGMHFQISKEIKGKVSYKPTESSQKEEWPHENKAVSYLANPSAVTTPMIGESCNLSFPQVLHLVQNGQEIPGIQKLNIMSTNSMPTISQMARKPKPWESI, encoded by the exons ATGGAGGCCGAGTGCAGGCGGTTCCATTCCTATGATTTCGCGGCTGATCAGGTGTTTCAGCGCAGCCTAATGCAGCGCGGAGAGAAGACATGGGGATCGGAGGAGGGGTGGCTGCTGGAGACTAAAATACGCTACTACTCCAG GTTTATCAAACCCATTGACCTTGAAGACTACAAAAGATGGCTTTCCTCACAAGTTACTGATCCAGAGAATCAGAGTAACTTGGCAGTAGAAGAAGATATGACAAATGCTTTTGAGAAGCTGCTCAGACAAACTACGAATTTTTCAGAGAAAAATGAGTATTCAACTACAGTGGAGACCACTAAAAGCAGTCACAAACCATGCATAGGTCAGCAAACAAACATGGAAGATGCAGGAATGCATTTTCAAATTAGTAAAGAAATAAAAGGTAAAGTTTCTTACAAACCGACTGAAAGCAGTCAAAAAGAAGAATGGCCCCATGAAAATAAAGCAGTTAGTTATCTTGCCAATCCTTCTGCTGTGACCACACCAATGATAGGGGAAAGCTGCAATCTGTCTTTCCCTCAAGTTCTCCATCTTGTGCAAAATGGACAAGAAATCCCTGGCattcaaaaattaaacattatgTCAACCAATAGTATGCCTACAATTTCACAAATGGCAAGGAAGCCCAAACCTTGGGAAAGTATCTAA